One genomic segment of Ctenopharyngodon idella isolate HZGC_01 chromosome 7, HZGC01, whole genome shotgun sequence includes these proteins:
- the rgs12a gene encoding regulator of G-protein signaling 12 isoform X3 → MNPKSQTKRRSLLTMSLIRRLSFKKKRPPKASAASDGERSGVERHDCGSVSSLESNGSLPSVNNHCRFSERRVASWAVSFERLLQDPVGVRYFSEFLKKEFSEENILFWQACECFSQVSEHDKKQLSQKAKEIYNRFLSSKATMPVNIDSQAQLADDVLTAPQPNMFKQPQLQIFNLMKMDSYARFLKSTLYQECMLAEVESRPLPDPCPIPCSPAPSKHSLASDRSTFSTPKKENKRPKTGRSSDDLRDKHSDKKNGFFSWYRYPSIGKGQKKRDPSDLPYNCNGRRESQGSLSSGTSQDLNTSCSGGKNEQCELRRSGSVWEKDKERCIRTCTVMLPDGSSCSIPLRQGASIRQVLLELCQKQHINLAAVDLFLTGGEKPLVLDQDSITLSSRELRLEKRTLFRLDLVPINRSVGLKAKPTKPVTEVLRPVVAKYGLHLGDLVARISGETEVLDLGVPISNLDGLRVVLERADPAKDKSKTLNSKTPAAQKGLPRERDDSSAGKPSKGDAEDKHPRTAASERKKGKKNHMDEAEEFFELLSRAQSSRVDDQRGLLRKEDLVLPDFLRVNPDPEPQPPACSTPTSHKPGHTTTTTNLQPRKPSSSNGHPRAPSPDSPPFITPLSPVLRPTGLQGQEEEGLGDLTLVGEGDINSPNSTLLPPPPLSSPPYEGSLPEANFTPPSCIHRRASPGTEEGNTCTSAVKKQGTQHPSSTSQVDSSVLDKGVSVEGVTLEDSFEGYAAELRQCQNKMRNGIYPPTESSRPLSGVLEVNESDTVQYKATFV, encoded by the exons ATGAACCCAAAATCACAGACAAAGAGAAGAAGCCTCCTGACTATGAGTCTCATTAGGAGACTTTCTTTCAAGAAAAAGCGTCCCCCAAAAGCG tcGGCCGCATCAGATGGAG AGCGCAGTGGTGTCGAGCGTCATGACTGCGGCAGTGTGAGCAGTTTGGAAAGTAATGGTAGTCTGCCTAGCGTCAACAACCATTGTCGCTTCTCCGAGCGCCGTGTTGCATCATGGGCCGTAAGCTTTGAGCGTTTGCTCCAGGATCCTGTGGGTGTCCGCTATTTTTCT GAGTTTCTAAAGAAGGAATTTAGTGAGGAAAACATCTTATTCTGGCAGGCCTGTGAATGCTTTAGCCAAGTTTCAGAGCATGACAAAAAGCAG ctGTCCCAGAAGGCCAAAGAGATCTACAATCGTTTCCTCTCAAGTAAAGCCACCATGCCGGTGAACATCGATAGTCAAGCCCAACTTGCTGATGACGTCCTGACGGCTCCACAGCCTAAcatgttcaaacagccacagcTACAG ATCTTTAACCTGATGAAGATGGACAGTTATGCTCGGTTCCTGAAGTCCACTCTCTATCAGGAGTGTATGCTGGCTGAGGTAGAGAGCCGACCTCTCCCTGACCCCTGCCCAATCCCATGTAGTCCCGCCCCCTCCAAGCACAGCCTCGCCTCTGACCGTTCCACATTCTCCACACCTAAAAAG GAAAATAAGAGGCCCAAAACAGGCAGGTCAAGTGATGACCTCAGAGACAAACACTCTGATAAGAAAAATGGCTTCTTCTCCTGGTACAGATATCCAAGTATTGGGAAAGGACAAAAGAAAAGAGACCCATCAGATTTACCATACA ACTGTAATGGGCGGAGAGAGTCTCAAGGTTCACTGTCTTCTGGTACGAGTCAAGACCTCAACACTTCCTGTTCCGGAGGAAAGAATGAG CAGTGTGAGCTGAGACGTTCAGGTTCTGTTTGGGAAAAGGACAAAGAGCGATGCATCAGGACGTGTACAGTAATGCTGCCCGACGGCTCAAGCTGCTCCATTCCTCTACGACAGGGCGCCTCCATCAGACAGGTGCTGCTAGAGCTCTGTCAAAAACAGCACATTAACCTGGCTGCTGTCGACCTCTTCCTCACTGGAGGAGAGAAG CCTTTGGTGTTGGACCAAGATAGTATCACTCTCAGCTCCCGAGAACTTCGTCTTGAGAAACGCACTTTGTTCag ACTGGACCTGGTACCCATTAACAGATCGGTTGGGTTGAAAGCAAAACCCACAAAACCTGTGACTGAGGTTCTACGTCCTGTGGTTGCCAAGTATGGACTCCACCTTGGAGATTTGGTGGCCAGAATA AGTGGCGAGACAGAGGTTCTGGATCTTGGAGTGCCCATTTCAAACCTTGATGGCCTACGAGTTGTACTGGAGAGGGCTGATCCAGctaaag ACAAGTCTAAAACACTCAACTCCAAAACACCAGCTGCCCAGAAAGGTCTCCCAAGAGAG AGAGACGACAGCTCGGCAGGGAAACCGTCGAAAGGAGATGCTGAAGACAAGCATCCCCGGACAGCTGCGTCAGAGAGGAAGAAAGGGAAAAAGAATCATATGGATGAAGCAGAGG AATTTTTCGAGTTGTTGAGTCGTGCACAGAGCAGTCGCGTCGATGACCAGAGAGGCTTGCTGAGAAAAGAAGATCTTGTGCTTCCTGACTTTCTCCGTGTGAACCCTGATCCCGAACCCCAACCTCCTGCCTGCTCAACCCCCACATCCCATAAACCCGGCCACACAACCACCACCACAAACCTCCAACCCCGTAAACCCAGCTCCTCTAACGGACACCCCCGTGCACCCAGCCCCGACTCGCCCCCTTTCATCACCCCACTCTCCCCTGTCCTACGCCCTACTGGTCTCCAGGGCCAAGAGGAGGAAGGGCTGGGCGATCTGACTCTGGTGGGGGAGGGGGACATCAATAGCCCTAACTCCACTCTGCTTCCGCCTCCACCGCTTTCTTCGCCTCCTTATGAGGGCAGCTTACCTGAGGCCAACTTCACTCCTCCGTCATGCATTCACAGGCGAGCCAGCCCAG GTACAGAAGAAGGAAACACGTGCACTTCAGCGGTCAAAAAGCAAGGCACTCAGCACCCCTCCTCAACATCCCAAGTGGACTCATCTGTGCTGGACAAGGGGGTCAGTGTGGAGGGCGTCACTCTGGAGGACAGCTTTGAGGGTTACGCAGCTGAGCTTCGCCAGTGCCAGAACAAAATGAGAAATGGCATTTACCCCCCCACAGAATCGTCCCGTCCCCTCAGCGGGGTGCTGGAAGTCAACGAGAGCGACACTGTGCAATATAAAGCAACGTTTGTCTGA